The genomic region GGGTATGGGACTGCAGGCCAAACGCTACATGGATCGGGGCGAGCTGGTGCCCGACGATGTGGTCTTCGGTGCCGTCGAAGAAAGGTTGCGGGAAGCCGATTGTGCCAAGGGGTTTATCCTTGATGGCTTTCCGCGTACGGTTGCTCAAGCGGAGGCGCTGACCTCCATGCTGGCGAAGATGGGGACGCGTCTCGATAGTGTCGTGAGCATCGCAGTTCCGCAGGACGAATTGGTGAAGCGCATGAGCGGACGGCGCACATGCAGCGATTGCGGTGCTTCATATCACATCATTTTCGAGCCGCCCAACAACCCCGGCATATGTAACAAGTGCAACGGTGAGCTGTTTCAGCGCGAGGACGATCACGAAGATACGATCTTGGCACGTCTTGAGGTGTATGAACGCACCGCGGCGCCGCTGCTGGCCGCGTACCGTCACATGGGGCTGCTGCACGAGGTCGACGGAGTTGGAGGGCAAGACCAAGTCCTGGGGCGCGTCCTTGGTCAGGTGCAGAAGCGCGGATGATATCCCTGAAGTCGCCTGAGGAGATCGAGGTGATGCGTGCTGCCAATATGATCGTTGCCGAAGTGCTGGCGGAACTGTGCCAGCGCGTGCGGCCGGGCGTCGCCACCAGTGAGTTGGACCGTATTGCGGAGGAAATCACGCGCCGCCGCGACGCGGTACCGGCGTTCAAAGGATACGAAGTCCACGGACGCGTTTTTCCGGCCAGTGTCTGCATCTCGATCAATGAGGAGGTGGTGCACGGTATACCGTCCGACAAACGCTTCCTGCACGAAGGGGATATTGTCGGCATCGACTTCGGCGTTCGCTACCAGGGGTTTTACGGAGATGCGGCGATCACAGTGCCCGTGGATCGGGCCGACTCGGAAGCGGAACGCCTAATGCGTGCTACCCATGAGGCGCTGTGGGCGGGTATCGAACGGGTGCAGGTTGGGCAGCGGTTGGGGGACGTGTCGGCGGCGATTCAGGAGCGCGTCGAACGCGAAGGTTTTTCCGTGGTCCGCGAGTTTGTCGGTCACGGCATCGGCAAACGATTGCATGAAGAGCCGCAAGTGCCTAACTTTGGTAAGGTAGACCGGGGCGTGCGCCTGCGCGAGGGCATGGTGCTGGCGATCGAGCCGATGGTCAATGCCGGCGTACCGGACGTGATCATCAAGGAAGATGGCTGGACAGCAGTCACCAAAGACGGCAGCCGCTCCGCCCATTTTGAGCACTCAGTGGCAGTGACGGAAAAAGGGCCGTATGTGCTCAGTCAACCGTAGGAGCGTGCAATGAAAGTGCGGGCATCGGTAAAGCCAGTGTGCAAGAAATGCAAGGTAGTCCGGCGTGCGGGGGTGGTGCGGGTCCTGTGTAGCAACCCGCGTCACAAACAGCGCCAGGGCTGAGAAGGATCCGGAGCAAAAACATATGGCCCGTATCGCAGGGGTAGACCTCCCACGCAACAAACGAATGGAAGTAGCTTTGACCTACATCCATGGCATCGGCCGGCCGTCGGCACGCAAGATCCTGGCGCAGGCCAAGGTGGATGTGAACAAGAAGACCGATGTGATCGGCGACGAGGAGTTGGTCAAGCTCCGCCAGATTATCGATTCCTACAAGGTGGAAGGCGATCTCCGGCGCGACCTCGCCATGAACATCAAACGGCTCATGGATATCGGCGCCTATCGCGGCTTGCGCCATCGTCGGAACCTGCCGGTGCGCGGACAGCGAACGCACACCAATGCACGGACCCGCAAAGGACCGCGGCGGACAATCGCCGGCAAGAAGGCAGCGCCCTCCAAGTAACAGCGGGCGCGAGGAGCAGAGACATGGCGAAGGAGAAGGAAGAGGCCGGAGCGAAGGCGCCCGAGAAGGTGGCGGCGCCGAAACGCCGCAAGACCAAGAAGATTGTGAGCGAAGGGGTGGCCCACATCCACTCGACGTTCAATAATACGATCATTACGATTAGCGATCCGGTGGGCAACACCATCGCCTGGTCGAGCGCTGGTTCCGTCGGCTTCAAGGGCTCGCGGAAAGGCACACCCTTTGCGGCTCAGCTGGCCGCTGAAAATGCTGCCAAGAAGGCGGCGGAGTACGGCTTGCGCAGCGTCCAAGTGTACGTGAAGGGACCGGGCGCCGGCCGCGAATCGGCTCTGCGCTCACTGCAAGCGGCGGGTTTCGCTGTGAGCGTCATCAAGGACGTCACACCGATCCCGCACAACGGCTGTCGGCCGCCGAAACGCCGGCGCGTCTGACACGAGGAGGAACGCATTGGCTCGTTACACTGCAGCAGTCTGCCGGCTCTGCCGGCGCGAGGGCTTGAAGCTCTTTCTGAAAGGAGAACGGTGCTACACCGATAAGTGCGCCATCGAACGGCGCAACTATCCCCCCGGCATGCACGGCCAGGGGCGTAGCAAGTTCTCCGAGTATGCCGTGCAGTTGCGCGAGAAGCAGAAGGTGAAACGCATCTACCGGCTCATGGAACGCCAGTTTCATCGCTACTTCGGCGCCGCAGAAAAGGCACGGGAGATCACGGGCGAAAAGCTCCTCTTGCTGCTTGAACAGCGCCTGGACAACATGGTGTACCGGATGGGCTTCGCGACCTCACGCGGCGAAGCCCGACAGTTCGTGCGCCACGGGCACTTCCGCGTCGACGGCCGCAAGGTGGACATCCCGTCGTACCTGCTCCGTCCGGGGCAGGTCGTCACCGTGGGCGAACCGAGCCGCTCTGTCGCCCGTATTCTCGAGGCCCTGGAGCAGGCGGAACGGCGCGGCGTGCCCGATTGGCTCGAGGTGCAACGCGAGGCGTTCAGCGGCCGCGTGAAGGCGCTGCCGACCCGCGCGGATCTCACCATGCCGATCAACGAGAAGCTGGTGGTCGAGCTGTACTCGAAGTGAGCTGAGAGCGCTGACGATTGCCGATGGAGGTTCGAACGATGTTGCCGCAACGAAACTGGCGGGATCTAATCAAGCCCAAGAAGCTCGAAGCTGACGAGAAAAGCCTGACGTCTACCTACGGGAAGTTCGTGGGTGAGCCGTACGAGCGTGGGTTCGGTGTAACCGTCGGGAACTCACTCCGGCGTATACTGCTCTCGTCGCTGCAGGGGGCGGCTATCAGCGCCGTGAAAATCCGCGGCGTTCTGCATGAGTTCTCGACGCTCACGGGCGTCCGCGAGGACGTCACGGATCTGGTGCTGAACCTGAAAGAAGTCCGCGTGAAGCTGCAAGACGGCACCGAGGAAGCGGCGCGCATCGAGGCCAAAGGGGAAGGGGAAGTGAAAGCCGGTGACATCAAGGCCGGCCCCTTCGTCGAGATCCTCAACCCGGATCTGCATATCGCCACCCTAGCGAAAGAGGGCAAGCTGGAAATGGATTTGACCATCAAGACCGGTCGTGGCTACGTCCCGGCAGAGCGCAATAAGGATGAGAACGCACCCGTCGGCACCATCCCGATCGATGCGATTTTCTCGCCCATCCGCAAGGTCAACTACACCGTCACCAATGCGCGCGTTGGACAGCGCACCGACTACGAGCGTCTCAATCTGGAAGTCTGGACCGACGGCAGCGTCCGCCCTGACGACG from Candidatus Binatia bacterium harbors:
- a CDS encoding DNA-directed RNA polymerase subunit alpha, producing the protein MLPQRNWRDLIKPKKLEADEKSLTSTYGKFVGEPYERGFGVTVGNSLRRILLSSLQGAAISAVKIRGVLHEFSTLTGVREDVTDLVLNLKEVRVKLQDGTEEAARIEAKGEGEVKAGDIKAGPFVEILNPDLHIATLAKEGKLEMDLTIKTGRGYVPAERNKDENAPVGTIPIDAIFSPIRKVNYTVTNARVGQRTDYERLNLEVWTDGSVRPDDAVAYAARILQDQLSIFVNFEEAAEAIEGAEERHAGLNENLFRSVAELELSVRSANCLQNAGIKYIGELVQKTEPEMLKTKNFGRKSLNEIKEILREMGLDFGMRIENFPTRAELDRRMAKEKESA
- a CDS encoding adenylate kinase, giving the protein MRMVLMGPPGAGKGTQAKLLAQRFGAPHISSGDLLRSAVKRKTGMGLQAKRYMDRGELVPDDVVFGAVEERLREADCAKGFILDGFPRTVAQAEALTSMLAKMGTRLDSVVSIAVPQDELVKRMSGRRTCSDCGASYHIIFEPPNNPGICNKCNGELFQREDDHEDTILARLEVYERTAAPLLAAYRHMGLLHEVDGVGGQDQVLGRVLGQVQKRG
- the rpsM gene encoding 30S ribosomal protein S13, with the translated sequence MARIAGVDLPRNKRMEVALTYIHGIGRPSARKILAQAKVDVNKKTDVIGDEELVKLRQIIDSYKVEGDLRRDLAMNIKRLMDIGAYRGLRHRRNLPVRGQRTHTNARTRKGPRRTIAGKKAAPSK
- the rpsD gene encoding 30S ribosomal protein S4, encoding MARYTAAVCRLCRREGLKLFLKGERCYTDKCAIERRNYPPGMHGQGRSKFSEYAVQLREKQKVKRIYRLMERQFHRYFGAAEKAREITGEKLLLLLEQRLDNMVYRMGFATSRGEARQFVRHGHFRVDGRKVDIPSYLLRPGQVVTVGEPSRSVARILEALEQAERRGVPDWLEVQREAFSGRVKALPTRADLTMPINEKLVVELYSK
- the rpsK gene encoding 30S ribosomal protein S11 — its product is MAKEKEEAGAKAPEKVAAPKRRKTKKIVSEGVAHIHSTFNNTIITISDPVGNTIAWSSAGSVGFKGSRKGTPFAAQLAAENAAKKAAEYGLRSVQVYVKGPGAGRESALRSLQAAGFAVSVIKDVTPIPHNGCRPPKRRRV
- the map gene encoding type I methionyl aminopeptidase, producing the protein MISLKSPEEIEVMRAANMIVAEVLAELCQRVRPGVATSELDRIAEEITRRRDAVPAFKGYEVHGRVFPASVCISINEEVVHGIPSDKRFLHEGDIVGIDFGVRYQGFYGDAAITVPVDRADSEAERLMRATHEALWAGIERVQVGQRLGDVSAAIQERVEREGFSVVREFVGHGIGKRLHEEPQVPNFGKVDRGVRLREGMVLAIEPMVNAGVPDVIIKEDGWTAVTKDGSRSAHFEHSVAVTEKGPYVLSQP
- the rpmJ gene encoding 50S ribosomal protein L36, whose translation is MKVRASVKPVCKKCKVVRRAGVVRVLCSNPRHKQRQG